A DNA window from Pleurodeles waltl isolate 20211129_DDA chromosome 12, aPleWal1.hap1.20221129, whole genome shotgun sequence contains the following coding sequences:
- the C12H19orf44 gene encoding uncharacterized protein C19orf44 homolog — protein MFKSHGMRSSALARAQAQLSGQRIPMAPKDTNEELQEYMNALNKKASVLKHKKSSVPDLSDLSDLSTDGLESPKNTKANEAVEPLKDSVGQSRFLKKKQNVEETALSSHTRSSIQNDNLPQPNSTQVRPSTTRSSAALRKLAELENKIKSRKLEVEPSDVDSDLRTSDERPFSARSGSDLSGRGNRFLKKTGVDQRLPGAEVQDQKKVNVRPPDQRRTAAKREVALESDEEEIKRLIGSSVEFSDENDNWWKRPSSTPQQRFGTKVKRTPSPPTKGSPRRSLHRTASFHNQSSVQRAPSRLSSRTPSPPSKGTPRHSRRTRSLSRSPLSSVRSSLNSNSTPRFKLVSRSRTPLSGRSDIKSLDELFSRASVIDSVASESSTDFKMNILSLDDLAPNIQFDTPRKLDKIQKTEEKQSTRSQKNQIIQSLEDTDILPSEDFVRLSRKMTEDTDSASEIATEADDDVEISEHLNIDSTPRTRIRFSGPGQTSSLQGESTARTAYSDDFEKSTHTAVTKDMDSEETMSHPSSYSTSSRTEASSLTPKSPALSSPVRVKKKRGATETKAAVKEVSVQTNDPAFIYHWSNLAGSAVLGPALGGAYTDPVPIASHVVSPDAVEAMTAYSPAVFALNDMLKQQLLLTQQFVEMSRHLHWATLESLESDSYHYITLEETKEYIRKHKPSSLTPEQALEDVLQEMREGQ, from the exons ATGTTTAAAAGCCATGGGATGAGAAGTTCAGCCCTGGCCCGGGCGCAGGCTCAGCTGTCCGGGCAGAGAATTCCGATGGCCCCCAAGGATACTAACGAGGAGCTGCAG GAGTACATGAACGCACTAAATAAAAAAGCCAGCGTATTGAAACACAAAAAATCCAGTGTACCTGACCTGAGTGATTTGAGTGATCTTTCCACTGACGGTCTAGAAAGCCCAAAAAACACAAAAGCTAATGAAGCTGTCGAACCTCTTAAAGACTCTGTTGGTCAGAGCAGGTTcttaaagaaaaagcaaaatgtagAAGAAACTGCATTATCGTCACATACCCGATCGAGCATACAGAATGACAATTTGCCACAACCAAACTCCACCCAGGTTCGCCCTTCCACAACCAGATCGAGTGCGGCCTTGAGGAAGCTTGCAGAACTGGAGAACAAGATCAAGAGCAGGAAGCTGGAGGTTGAGCCTTCGGATGTTGACTCTGATCTGAGGACCTCTGATGAGCGGCCATTTTCTGCCAGGTCTGGCAGTGATCTGAGTGGCAGAGGCAACCGGTTTCTAAAGAAAACTGGTGTGGATCAGAGGCTTCCAGGAGCAGAGGTTCAGGACCAGAAGAAAGTGAATGTTCGCCCTCCCGACCAAAGGAGAACAGCTGCTAAAAGAGAGGTCGCCCTGGAGAGCGACGAAGAGGAAATCAAAAGACTCATTGGGAGCTCAGTGGAATTTTCTGACGAAAATGACAACTGGTGGAAGCGTCCAAGCTCTACACCGCAACAGAGGTTTGGCACAAAG GTGAAAAGAACACCTTCCCCTCCTACAAAAGGCTCTCCTCGGAGAAGTTTGCACCGCACAGCATCTTTCCACAACCAAAGCTCTGTTCAGAGGGCCCCATCCAGACTCAGTTCCCGAACCCCTTCACCCCCAAGCAAGGGCACCCCAAGGCATTCTAGAAGAACGCGTTCACTATCCAGGTCACCCCTGTCCTCGGTGAGAAGCTCTCTCAACAGCAACTCTACACCCAGGTTCAAGCTCGTGAGCCGAAGTCGCACGCCCCTTTCTGGAAGAAGTGACATCAAGTCGCTCGACGAGCTGTTCTCTAGAGCATCAGTGATCGACAGTGTCGCAAGCGAAAGTTCTACTG ATTTTAAGATGAACATCTTGAGTCTTGACGATTTAGCACCTAACATACAGTTCGACACGCCAAGAAAGTTGGATAAGATCCAAAAA ACAGAAGAAAAGCAATCAACAAGGTCACAAAAGAACCAAATCATCCAATCTTTGGAAGATACTGACATTCTTCCTAGTGAAGATTTTGTGAGATTGAGCAGAAAGATGACCGAGGACACTGATTCCGCAAGCGAAATTGCAACTGAGGCTGACGATGATGTGGAAATCTCAGAGCATTTAAATATAGACTCAACCCCTCGTACAAGGATCAGGTTTTCAGGCCCAGGGCAGACTTCATCCCTGCAGGGTGAGAGCACAGCACGAACTGCTTATTCCGACGATTTTGAAAAATCCACCCATACTGCAGTTACCAAGGACATGGACTCTGAGGAAACCATGTCACACCCATCCAGCTACTCGACCTCCTCCAGAACAGAGGCTTCATCTCTCACGCCAAAGTCaccggctctctccagccctgtgcGGGTCAAAAAGAAACGAGGAGCAACTGAAACCAAAGCCGCGGTTAAAGAAGTGTCTGTTCAAACTAATGATCCTGCTTTCATCTATCACTGGTCAAACC TGGCTGGCTCGGCAGTCCTTGGTCCAGCGCTTGGAGGTGCCTACACCGACCCTGTTCCCATCGCCAGCCACGTTGTAAGCCCGGATGCGGTTGAAG CAATGACTGCTTATAGCCCAGCTGTGTTCGCCTTAAACGACATGTTAAAGCAGCAGTTGCTGTTGACGCAGCAGTTTGTGGAGATGAGCCGGCATCTTCATTGGGCAACGCTGGAATCCTTGGAGAGTGACTCTTACCACTACATCAcactggaggagaccaaggag TACATTAGAAAACACAAACCTTCATCGttgacaccagaacaggctctGGAGGATGTTCTTCAGGAAATGAGAGAAGGCCAGTGA